The Sorangiineae bacterium MSr11367 genome window below encodes:
- a CDS encoding cytochrome c, with translation MAFRTIAGSLGGALLVASLVVAAACSSNDASPGGKSDAISDGALPESCKDLTAPTACPSPAPTFASVEPIFEQRCTSCHGGVAGLWPLRGYEHIVDWADTIRGEVLGCSMPPLDAGSGITKEERLAILQWIRCGTPQ, from the coding sequence ATGGCCTTTCGTACGATCGCGGGTTCCTTGGGGGGTGCCTTGCTGGTGGCGTCGTTGGTCGTGGCGGCGGCCTGCAGCAGCAACGATGCTTCACCGGGGGGGAAATCCGACGCCATCTCGGACGGTGCGCTTCCCGAGTCGTGCAAGGACCTCACGGCCCCCACCGCGTGTCCGAGCCCGGCACCCACGTTCGCCAGCGTGGAGCCCATCTTCGAACAGCGATGTACTTCTTGCCATGGCGGCGTGGCCGGGCTTTGGCCGCTGCGTGGCTACGAGCACATCGTCGATTGGGCTGACACCATCCGCGGCGAAGTCCTCGGGTGCTCGATGCCGCCGCTGGACGCGGGCTCGGGCATCACCAAGGAAGAGCGCCTCGCGATCCTGCAGTGGATCCGCTGCGGCACGCCGCAATAG
- a CDS encoding DUF1775 domain-containing protein: MSKTSSAVVVGVFTLVMPALAAAHISLGAAPAFADTTQEITFGVGHGCDNKWDTFSVQVDIPPSVTTVRAIPSDFGKVTTTRDSANVVKSIKWEKLSNAELQDGDPNYYKLGLRIKVPNQPFTRLLFPTHQVCRSADGKTEKSAEWVAETDSPDENGPKAAPALVILPPREKGWNKYTVPAAVADLKPFFGDALIVWKGNSAYSPGANTLGQIKSTADVTELTSLAAGDVVWVKY, from the coding sequence ATGTCCAAAACGTCGAGCGCGGTCGTTGTCGGAGTGTTCACCCTTGTCATGCCGGCGCTGGCCGCCGCGCACATCTCGTTGGGGGCCGCACCGGCCTTCGCGGACACGACGCAGGAGATCACCTTCGGGGTCGGTCACGGGTGCGACAACAAGTGGGATACCTTCTCCGTGCAGGTGGACATCCCTCCGTCCGTCACGACGGTGCGGGCCATCCCCAGCGACTTCGGCAAGGTGACCACGACCCGGGACTCCGCGAACGTGGTCAAGAGCATCAAATGGGAAAAGCTCAGCAACGCGGAGCTCCAAGACGGGGACCCGAACTATTACAAACTAGGATTGCGCATCAAAGTGCCCAATCAGCCCTTCACGCGGCTGCTCTTTCCGACACACCAAGTATGCCGCTCGGCGGACGGTAAGACGGAAAAGTCCGCCGAATGGGTAGCGGAAACCGATTCGCCCGACGAGAACGGCCCGAAAGCCGCACCGGCGCTGGTGATCCTCCCGCCGCGTGAGAAGGGCTGGAACAAGTACACGGTGCCCGCCGCCGTCGCGGATCTCAAGCCGTTCTTCGGCGATGCGCTCATCGTGTGGAAGGGCAATTCCGCCTACAGCCCGGGGGCGAACACGTTGGGCCAGATCAAGTCCACGGCGGACGTGACCGAGCTCACCTCCCTCGCCGCCGGCGATGTCGTCTGGGTGAAGTACTGA
- a CDS encoding VOC family protein translates to MSHIELTAIIVDEYDPAIAFFVHVLGFELVEDSPAVSSHDGHAKRWVVVRPPGARTGILLARADGEHQRAGVGNQFAGRVGMFLRVDDFEGAYARLRAAGVTFVREPRHEPYGSVVVFLDIAGNRWDLLGPRPA, encoded by the coding sequence ATGTCGCATATCGAACTGACGGCCATCATCGTCGACGAGTACGATCCGGCCATTGCTTTCTTCGTCCATGTGTTGGGCTTCGAATTGGTCGAAGACTCTCCCGCGGTCAGCTCCCACGACGGACACGCGAAGCGCTGGGTGGTCGTGCGGCCGCCCGGCGCACGGACCGGCATCTTGCTGGCACGCGCCGATGGCGAGCACCAGCGCGCGGGCGTGGGCAACCAGTTCGCCGGGCGCGTGGGCATGTTCCTCCGGGTGGACGACTTCGAGGGGGCGTACGCACGCCTGCGCGCGGCCGGGGTGACGTTCGTCCGCGAACCGCGCCACGAGCCCTACGGCAGCGTCGTCGTGTTCCTGGATATCGCCGGCAACCGCTGGGATCTGCTGGGCCCGCGACCGGCCTGA
- a CDS encoding YciI family protein yields the protein MKFILMMHVPRGTGDYEIFKWSQEDIQAHMKFLNEINADLRKNGQYVNVEGLAPPKHARIVRAGKDGTPEVTDGPFAETKEFLAGWWIIDVENAEQAYAIAGRASAAPGPGGKVLNTPIEVRQVMAGPPEG from the coding sequence ATGAAATTCATCCTGATGATGCACGTGCCGCGGGGCACCGGCGACTACGAGATCTTCAAGTGGAGCCAGGAAGACATCCAGGCCCACATGAAGTTCCTGAACGAGATCAACGCGGACCTCCGCAAGAACGGCCAGTACGTGAACGTGGAGGGACTGGCGCCGCCCAAGCATGCCCGCATCGTTCGCGCGGGAAAAGACGGGACCCCCGAGGTGACGGATGGCCCCTTCGCGGAGACGAAGGAGTTTCTCGCCGGATGGTGGATCATCGACGTGGAGAACGCCGAGCAGGCTTACGCCATCGCGGGCCGCGCATCCGCTGCGCCCGGCCCCGGCGGCAAGGTGCTCAACACGCCCATCGAAGTGCGCCAGGTGATGGCGGGCCCGCCCGAAGGCTGA
- a CDS encoding YciI family protein, translating into MKFILMMHAPRGTGDYGVVQWSQDDFKAHIQFMKDFNAELRKSGELVSAEGLAPPGQARVVRAGKGGAPDVTDGPFAESKEFLAGWWIVDVASPEQAYAIAGRASAAPGPGGKPLNLAIEVREVMGGPPP; encoded by the coding sequence ATGAAATTCATTTTGATGATGCATGCACCGCGGGGCACGGGCGATTACGGCGTCGTGCAATGGAGCCAGGACGACTTCAAGGCGCACATTCAGTTCATGAAAGACTTCAACGCGGAGCTTCGCAAATCCGGCGAGCTCGTAAGTGCGGAGGGGCTCGCGCCGCCGGGACAAGCCCGCGTCGTTCGCGCAGGAAAAGGCGGAGCACCGGACGTGACGGATGGTCCCTTTGCCGAGTCGAAGGAGTTTCTCGCCGGATGGTGGATCGTCGACGTGGCGAGCCCCGAGCAGGCTTATGCGATTGCGGGCCGCGCATCGGCTGCGCCGGGCCCCGGCGGTAAGCCGTTGAATCTGGCCATCGAAGTGCGCGAGGTGATGGGCGGGCCGCCCCCCTGA
- a CDS encoding sigma-70 family RNA polymerase sigma factor, which yields MDSIDTHLLRDLAPQVLGVVARRFGDFAAAEDAVQEALAAAAMRWPEHGVPDNPRAWLVQVAVRRMTDHLRSELARRRRETVLVAEEAVEYEEPREHEEPEQDDTLLLLFMCCHPALTRPSTIALTLRAVGGLTTEQIANAFLVPEATMAQRISRAKQSIKKSGVPFRMPNDEERAERLGAVLHVLYLVFNEGYATSTGTTLQRADLATEAIRLTRAVHRLLPRDGEVAGLLALMLLTDARRLARTGANGELIPLDEQNRALWDRDAIAEGVALISATLSQGSIGAYQLQAAIAAVHDEAARAEDTDWPQILALYGLLMRMTDNPMVALNHAIASAMVQGPAAGLALLKPLDADARIAGHYRIDAVRGHFFEMAGDAAMARAHYHAAANKTSSIPERNYLLLKASRLQNTE from the coding sequence GTGGATTCGATCGACACGCACCTGCTACGCGATCTCGCGCCGCAAGTGCTCGGCGTGGTGGCGCGGCGCTTTGGCGACTTCGCGGCGGCGGAAGACGCTGTGCAAGAGGCGCTTGCCGCCGCGGCCATGCGATGGCCCGAGCACGGGGTGCCGGACAATCCGCGCGCGTGGCTGGTGCAGGTCGCCGTCCGCCGCATGACCGACCATCTGCGCTCCGAGCTGGCGCGACGGCGGCGGGAGACCGTGCTCGTCGCCGAGGAAGCCGTCGAATACGAGGAGCCGCGCGAGCACGAGGAGCCCGAACAGGACGATACGCTCCTCCTGCTTTTCATGTGCTGCCATCCCGCGCTGACACGCCCCTCGACCATTGCGCTCACGTTGCGGGCCGTGGGTGGCCTCACCACCGAGCAGATCGCCAATGCGTTCCTCGTGCCCGAGGCCACGATGGCGCAGCGAATCAGCCGGGCCAAACAGAGCATCAAGAAATCGGGCGTGCCGTTTCGCATGCCCAACGACGAAGAGCGCGCCGAGCGACTCGGCGCCGTGCTGCACGTGCTCTACCTCGTGTTCAACGAAGGCTACGCCACGAGCACGGGCACCACGTTGCAGCGGGCCGATCTGGCGACGGAGGCCATCCGCCTCACGCGCGCGGTGCATCGACTCTTGCCGCGCGATGGAGAGGTCGCCGGGCTTCTCGCGCTGATGCTGCTCACCGATGCGCGGCGCCTCGCGCGCACGGGCGCGAATGGCGAATTGATTCCACTTGACGAGCAGAATCGCGCCCTTTGGGATCGCGACGCCATCGCCGAGGGCGTGGCGCTGATCAGCGCGACGCTCTCGCAGGGATCCATCGGCGCCTACCAGCTCCAAGCCGCCATCGCGGCGGTGCACGACGAGGCCGCGCGCGCCGAAGACACCGATTGGCCGCAGATCCTCGCGCTGTACGGGCTTTTGATGCGCATGACCGACAACCCGATGGTGGCGTTGAACCACGCCATCGCGTCGGCCATGGTGCAGGGTCCGGCCGCGGGACTCGCCCTTTTGAAGCCGCTCGATGCGGACGCGCGCATCGCGGGCCACTACCGGATCGATGCCGTTCGCGGGCACTTTTTCGAGATGGCGGGCGATGCTGCGATGGCGCGTGCGCACTACCACGCTGCTGCCAATAAGACATCGAGCATCCCCGAGCGGAATTACCTATTACTGAAGGCGTCCCGGCTCCAAAACACGGAATAG
- a CDS encoding YciI family protein, with product MFVIELIYKAPLEKVDAVMKEHMVFIRKHYASGHFLVSGRQVPRTGGIILAVADDRAELEAIMQQDPFCAHGLAEFRIIEFLPNQRAKNIEELIR from the coding sequence ATGTTCGTCATCGAGCTTATCTACAAGGCGCCGCTGGAAAAGGTCGATGCCGTGATGAAGGAGCATATGGTCTTCATCCGGAAGCACTACGCCTCAGGGCATTTTCTCGTATCGGGGCGGCAAGTGCCGCGCACGGGGGGCATCATCCTCGCCGTGGCCGACGATCGGGCAGAGCTCGAAGCGATCATGCAGCAAGATCCGTTTTGCGCGCACGGACTCGCCGAGTTTCGCATCATCGAGTTTCTGCCCAATCAACGGGCGAAAAACATCGAGGAGCTGATTCGGTGA
- a CDS encoding 5'/3'-nucleotidase SurE produces MTTPRAAPRPLKILLSNDDGYSDPGLQAMKRGLRAAGHSVTVAAPAQDRSGSSVSVTGPAPVNVTTQADGDLAVEGSPATSVLIGLAVFEARGEKPDLVVSGPNFGFDGGPSAPYSGTLGAATAGLIRGVPSIAVMADPIVRDKTDPAFIAHVERVAAFTARLIERLETKSKEGALLPQGVGLKLGYPALPTDKIAGVTLATQGKTGLFHLAYKETSPGVFSSAKLPFEPVTGDENGEVVNYRAGYITVVPFESDLTANPRARHEVRHRLGNLKP; encoded by the coding sequence GTGACAACACCGCGTGCGGCGCCGCGACCCCTGAAGATCCTTTTGTCGAACGACGATGGGTACAGCGATCCCGGACTCCAAGCGATGAAGCGTGGCCTGCGCGCCGCCGGGCACTCCGTGACGGTGGCGGCCCCCGCGCAAGATCGCAGCGGCAGCAGCGTTTCCGTGACCGGCCCCGCGCCGGTGAACGTGACCACGCAAGCGGACGGAGATCTCGCCGTCGAAGGCTCCCCGGCGACGTCCGTCCTCATTGGGCTCGCAGTGTTCGAAGCGCGCGGCGAAAAGCCGGATCTCGTCGTGTCCGGTCCGAACTTCGGATTCGATGGCGGCCCGTCCGCGCCCTACTCGGGCACCCTGGGCGCGGCCACGGCGGGGCTCATTCGCGGTGTGCCCTCCATTGCGGTGATGGCCGATCCCATCGTGCGCGACAAAACCGATCCGGCGTTCATCGCCCACGTCGAACGCGTGGCCGCCTTCACGGCGCGCCTCATCGAGCGGCTCGAGACGAAGAGCAAGGAAGGCGCGCTTTTGCCGCAAGGGGTGGGCCTCAAACTCGGATACCCTGCGTTGCCCACCGACAAGATCGCCGGCGTCACCCTGGCCACCCAAGGCAAGACGGGCCTCTTCCACCTCGCGTACAAAGAGACGTCACCCGGCGTCTTCTCCTCCGCCAAGTTGCCGTTCGAGCCCGTTACCGGCGACGAAAACGGCGAAGTCGTCAACTACCGCGCAGGCTACATCACCGTCGTCCCCTTCGAGAGCGACCTCACCGCCAACCCGCGCGCCCGCCACGAAGTCCGCCACCGCCTCGGCAACCTCAAGCCGTAA
- a CDS encoding chitobiase/beta-hexosaminidase C-terminal domain-containing protein, which produces MTWRTFIIGLTAVASLTGCGDNAGNVGRGQPDGGPDWGPAPEIAATPEFDPPEGTFTNVPRVTIRTDTPGATIHYTMNGSTPDSTSPIYTLPLAIARTTTIKAIARRPGSRDSEVRSATYDIDVPQGNAAPVQFEPNTGRYSNDVHVTLSSSTAGATICYTIDGTKPACAKGPGQYRDGDVQLRRPSFCDATVSNSKAEVPSPSE; this is translated from the coding sequence ATGACCTGGCGCACATTCATCATTGGGCTTACGGCCGTCGCATCGCTCACGGGGTGCGGCGACAATGCCGGCAACGTGGGCCGCGGCCAACCCGATGGTGGACCCGATTGGGGCCCGGCGCCCGAGATCGCGGCCACACCGGAGTTCGATCCACCGGAGGGCACCTTCACGAACGTCCCCCGCGTGACCATCCGGACGGACACACCCGGTGCCACGATTCACTATACGATGAACGGCAGCACGCCCGACTCCACGTCGCCGATCTACACGCTGCCCCTCGCCATTGCCCGAACGACGACCATCAAGGCCATCGCACGCCGGCCCGGCTCTCGCGATTCCGAGGTTCGCTCGGCCACGTACGACATCGACGTTCCCCAGGGCAACGCGGCCCCTGTCCAATTCGAACCCAATACGGGACGCTATTCGAACGACGTGCACGTCACACTTTCGAGCAGCACCGCGGGCGCTACGATTTGCTACACGATCGATGGCACGAAGCCCGCGTGCGCCAAAGGCCCGGGACAATACCGGGACGGGGATGTGCAACTGAGGCGACCGTCTTTTTGCGATGCCACCGTGTCGAATTCGAAGGCCGAAGTTCCGAGTCCGTCCGAATAA
- a CDS encoding chitobiase/beta-hexosaminidase C-terminal domain-containing protein yields MASYPLSEKKRTITSLAGGLGILAMVAATATVGCGGESGVNIGADAGQDGNPSQTAAPPQFDPPEGTYFTAQSVTLRTDTAGATIRYTLDGSMPDAASPIYASPITVARTTTLKAVARKDGWNDSPVQSKAYVIETPKGDVAQVQFSPGAGKYSNDVDVALSSGTDGATICYTLDGTAPACAVDAQCAPGSLTYTSPLSIPKTTDVVRAKACKSGMLPADPTLAQYVFSATAPAFDPPPEKYDPLNPVQVKLSTGTEGAEIHYTIDGSMPSCSSPNVVITSGTLPPFERDTHVQAVTCKDHYESSGVWDAHYGHSTCEGTFGIADQSDLQKIAHCKEITEHLSIGSGITDLTAIRHLQRVGQNLIVNAGPGLKSLHGLEALTSVGGDVKMTGTSGASLQLDGLDALRTVGGEFTILGTGVTEWSGPPRLAQVGSLRILGEAHLRRVGAFPALATIAKNVLVQTSPELTTFEAMTNVTTMGGEVSVRFNNKLTAVLGVPQQLHGLFIYSNPELTRVVGKSTTGIEGPLQLQDNPKLAEVELPYLGHVTGEVFLQNLPALASLQGFRRLAQVKNLVLWGDFGFTDFRGLEELRHVDEMLSIGTSSAVELTGLDHLISAGSVDISGNKKLKSLRGLGWFTRVSSDKGISISGNPELADLGDFLDVIEEAREIRISRNPKLTSLPGFTVLKKLHEKLEITDNDALPACHGEKLARKLRDLGYAGEVILRDNNGTGTCN; encoded by the coding sequence ATGGCCTCGTACCCACTTAGTGAAAAGAAGCGAACCATCACATCCCTCGCAGGCGGCCTCGGAATCCTCGCGATGGTGGCGGCGACGGCCACGGTAGGATGTGGCGGCGAAAGCGGAGTGAACATCGGTGCCGACGCGGGGCAGGACGGGAATCCCTCGCAGACCGCCGCCCCTCCTCAATTCGATCCACCCGAGGGAACATATTTCACAGCACAGAGCGTTACCCTTCGGACGGATACGGCCGGCGCCACCATCCGCTACACATTGGATGGCAGCATGCCCGATGCGGCGTCACCCATTTACGCGTCTCCCATTACCGTTGCCAGAACGACCACGTTGAAGGCGGTCGCACGGAAAGATGGCTGGAACGATTCACCCGTTCAATCGAAGGCCTACGTCATCGAGACCCCGAAAGGAGACGTTGCGCAGGTCCAATTCAGCCCCGGCGCGGGAAAATACTCGAACGATGTCGACGTCGCCCTGTCGAGTGGAACGGACGGCGCTACCATTTGCTATACGCTCGACGGCACCGCCCCCGCGTGCGCCGTGGATGCGCAATGTGCACCGGGTAGCCTCACGTACACGTCTCCCCTTTCCATCCCGAAGACAACCGACGTGGTACGGGCAAAAGCTTGCAAGTCCGGAATGCTGCCGGCCGACCCCACACTTGCCCAATACGTCTTCTCAGCTACCGCCCCGGCGTTCGATCCACCGCCCGAGAAGTACGACCCATTGAATCCCGTCCAGGTCAAGCTCTCCACAGGTACGGAAGGCGCCGAGATCCATTACACGATCGACGGCAGCATGCCCTCGTGCAGCAGTCCGAACGTCGTCATCACGAGCGGCACGCTTCCCCCCTTCGAGCGAGATACCCACGTCCAGGCGGTCACTTGCAAGGATCACTACGAATCGAGCGGCGTTTGGGATGCCCATTATGGACACTCGACTTGCGAGGGAACCTTCGGGATCGCAGACCAAAGCGACCTGCAAAAGATCGCCCACTGCAAGGAGATCACCGAGCATCTGTCCATCGGGAGCGGCATCACCGATCTGACGGCGATTCGCCACCTTCAGCGGGTGGGCCAAAACCTCATCGTGAACGCGGGCCCTGGCTTGAAGTCGTTGCACGGACTGGAAGCGCTAACCTCCGTTGGAGGTGACGTGAAGATGACCGGCACCTCCGGCGCCTCGCTTCAACTCGATGGGCTCGACGCACTGCGAACCGTGGGCGGCGAGTTCACGATCCTCGGCACTGGAGTGACGGAATGGTCCGGCCCCCCGCGATTGGCCCAGGTGGGGAGCCTCAGAATCCTCGGCGAGGCGCACTTGCGCCGTGTCGGCGCCTTCCCGGCACTCGCGACCATCGCGAAGAATGTTCTGGTGCAGACGAGCCCCGAGCTGACGACATTCGAAGCGATGACGAATGTAACAACCATGGGCGGCGAGGTGTCGGTGCGGTTCAACAACAAGCTGACAGCGGTATTGGGAGTTCCCCAACAGCTCCATGGCTTGTTCATCTATTCCAATCCAGAACTCACCCGCGTCGTGGGGAAGTCCACCACCGGGATCGAAGGTCCGCTGCAGTTGCAGGACAATCCGAAGTTGGCGGAAGTCGAACTGCCGTACCTTGGCCATGTGACAGGCGAAGTCTTCCTCCAGAATTTGCCCGCGCTTGCATCCCTGCAGGGATTTCGCAGACTCGCCCAGGTCAAGAACTTGGTCCTGTGGGGCGACTTCGGTTTCACCGACTTCCGCGGGCTCGAGGAATTGAGGCACGTTGACGAAATGCTGTCCATAGGCACGTCGAGTGCCGTCGAGCTCACGGGACTGGACCATCTCATCTCGGCGGGGTCCGTCGACATCAGCGGCAACAAGAAGCTCAAGAGCCTGCGCGGGCTCGGGTGGTTCACGCGGGTCTCGTCCGACAAGGGCATCAGCATCTCGGGTAACCCCGAGCTGGCAGACTTGGGGGACTTCTTGGACGTCATCGAGGAGGCGCGCGAGATCCGCATCTCCCGAAATCCCAAATTGACGAGCCTCCCCGGCTTCACCGTACTGAAGAAGCTGCACGAGAAGCTGGAGATCACCGACAACGATGCCCTACCCGCCTGCCATGGGGAGAAGCTCGCCAGGAAGCTGCGCGATCTCGGTTACGCCGGCGAAGTCATCCTTCGGGACAACAACGGGACAGGGACCTGCAACTGA
- a CDS encoding DEAD/DEAH box helicase — protein sequence MTTPVLRPYQRETIDAVLAARRSGVRRMLVSLPTGAGKTVIFSHLARLAKRQVLVLAHREELLGQAREKIERAMEGQGVVSIERGAERASEDAKVLVCSVRSLHEERLARVIRGRDVGLVIYDECHHAAAEDNLRVLRQLGVFDAMWTGTLLGFTATTARGDGKGLEEVFEQIVYSRTLPQMIEEGYLCPLRGFRIATSADLRQLSRTALDFREEELAEAVDIEERNAIVARSIQELARDRRTIAFCVTVGHAINLARSLNVLGVRAGIVHGAMRKDERAKALAEFREGRTQVLTNVGVLTEGFDDPGVSCIAMARPTRSDGLYAQCVGRGTRLHPDKKDCLILDFVDLSDLSLTTLPSLFGVPRDLDLRGEDVNEARRIWAAIQFDRPGFELEAGAVTLPEIQERAKMFDPLSMRIHDDVRAISANAWFSLGRHGVGLHFERKPGTPSEAVVLKRGERGKRWEVSVDGKVVERFSRMEEAVQAVDYEVERRGRTVAASARAGAAWRRSNAPVATREALKAKNPPSGWAEVLQLAVWERVVGR from the coding sequence GTGACCACCCCCGTCCTTCGCCCCTACCAACGCGAGACCATCGACGCCGTGCTCGCGGCGCGGCGGAGCGGCGTGCGGCGCATGCTGGTGAGCCTTCCCACCGGGGCGGGAAAGACGGTGATTTTCTCGCACCTGGCGCGCCTGGCGAAGCGCCAGGTGCTCGTGCTCGCGCATCGGGAAGAGCTACTCGGCCAGGCGCGCGAGAAAATCGAGCGGGCCATGGAAGGGCAAGGCGTCGTCTCCATCGAACGCGGGGCGGAACGAGCCTCGGAGGACGCGAAGGTGCTCGTGTGCTCGGTGCGGTCGCTGCACGAGGAGCGGCTTGCACGCGTCATCCGGGGGCGCGACGTGGGCCTCGTCATCTACGACGAGTGCCACCATGCGGCGGCGGAGGACAACCTGCGCGTGCTTCGCCAGCTCGGCGTCTTCGATGCGATGTGGACGGGAACGCTGCTCGGGTTCACGGCCACCACGGCACGCGGCGATGGCAAAGGCCTCGAGGAGGTGTTCGAGCAAATCGTCTACTCGCGCACGCTGCCGCAGATGATCGAAGAGGGGTACTTGTGCCCTCTTCGCGGATTTCGCATCGCGACCAGTGCCGACCTTCGCCAGCTGTCGCGAACCGCTCTCGATTTTCGCGAGGAGGAACTCGCGGAGGCCGTCGACATCGAAGAGCGAAATGCCATCGTGGCACGATCCATCCAGGAACTGGCCCGCGACCGTCGCACGATTGCCTTCTGTGTCACCGTCGGTCACGCCATCAATTTGGCACGATCGCTCAATGTGCTCGGCGTGCGGGCGGGAATCGTCCATGGAGCCATGCGAAAAGACGAACGCGCCAAAGCATTGGCGGAATTTCGCGAGGGGCGGACTCAGGTGCTCACCAATGTTGGCGTCCTCACGGAAGGTTTCGACGATCCCGGCGTATCGTGCATTGCCATGGCCCGACCCACCCGGTCCGATGGGCTCTACGCGCAATGCGTGGGGCGCGGTACGCGGCTGCATCCCGATAAAAAGGACTGCCTCATTCTGGATTTCGTCGATCTTTCGGATTTGAGCCTCACCACCCTACCCTCGCTGTTCGGCGTTCCGCGGGACTTGGATCTGCGTGGCGAAGATGTGAATGAGGCACGCCGCATCTGGGCGGCGATTCAATTCGACCGGCCGGGTTTCGAATTGGAGGCCGGTGCGGTGACCCTCCCGGAAATTCAAGAGCGCGCAAAGATGTTCGACCCACTGTCCATGCGCATTCATGACGATGTGCGGGCTATTTCCGCCAATGCGTGGTTCTCCTTGGGACGGCATGGGGTGGGGTTGCACTTCGAAAGGAAGCCGGGGACGCCCAGCGAGGCCGTAGTCCTCAAACGCGGCGAGCGCGGCAAACGTTGGGAAGTGAGCGTCGACGGCAAGGTCGTGGAGCGGTTTTCCCGCATGGAAGAAGCCGTTCAAGCCGTCGATTACGAGGTCGAACGAAGGGGCCGCACGGTGGCTGCGTCGGCCCGTGCAGGCGCAGCGTGGCGCCGGTCGAATGCGCCAGTCGCGACACGCGAGGCGCTCAAAGCGAAAAACCCTCCCAGCGGTTGGGCGGAGGTTTTGCAACTCGCAGTTTGGGAGCGGGTGGTCGGACGGTAA
- a CDS encoding AraC family transcriptional regulator, with the protein MPFELLRDAIQRYTDTHTENLEGGYATDIPSVIFARYADVARSHRTLYASAGVCFVVQGGKEVVLGSDVIKYRAGKFAVIGVDLPVAVHVTEASHEAPYLAVIFGIDLGIMREVVEAIEDEGAPSEPEALGYFVGDIPPAAAEAAARIVRLLDTPKAIPVLYPAMARELYYWLVTSAHGAPFRQLVRRNGYAARISRAIRIIREEVRQPIRIERLAAVAGMSESSFHVHFKALTSMSPLQYQKHLRLLLARHLLVTSEANASEAAYQVGYASASQFSREYSRMFGYPPSRESVASHSPAEQAAARRAP; encoded by the coding sequence ATGCCCTTCGAGTTACTCCGAGATGCCATCCAGCGCTACACGGATACCCATACTGAAAATCTCGAGGGTGGATACGCGACGGACATCCCCTCGGTGATCTTTGCCCGTTATGCGGACGTGGCCCGGTCGCACCGTACCCTCTACGCGTCGGCGGGCGTGTGCTTCGTCGTGCAAGGCGGCAAGGAGGTCGTGCTCGGGTCCGACGTCATCAAGTACCGCGCGGGGAAGTTCGCGGTCATCGGGGTCGATTTGCCGGTGGCCGTCCACGTGACCGAAGCGTCGCACGAGGCGCCGTATCTTGCCGTGATCTTCGGCATCGATCTGGGAATCATGCGCGAGGTCGTCGAAGCCATCGAGGACGAGGGGGCGCCGTCCGAGCCCGAGGCCCTTGGCTACTTCGTGGGTGACATCCCGCCTGCGGCCGCGGAAGCAGCCGCACGCATCGTGCGGCTGCTCGACACCCCGAAGGCCATTCCGGTGCTCTACCCGGCGATGGCGCGCGAGCTGTATTACTGGTTGGTCACCAGCGCGCACGGTGCACCGTTTCGCCAGCTGGTGAGGCGCAATGGCTATGCAGCACGTATCTCGAGGGCGATTCGGATTATCCGCGAGGAGGTTCGGCAGCCCATTCGCATCGAGCGGCTCGCCGCGGTGGCCGGCATGAGCGAATCATCGTTTCATGTGCACTTCAAAGCGCTGACGTCGATGTCCCCGTTGCAGTATCAAAAGCACTTGAGGCTTTTGCTCGCGCGCCATCTGCTCGTGACGAGCGAGGCCAACGCATCCGAGGCGGCCTACCAGGTCGGATATGCGAGCGCCTCGCAATTCAGCCGAGAGTATTCACGGATGTTCGGCTATCCACCTAGCCGGGAGTCGGTCGCGTCACATTCGCCCGCAGAGCAAGCCGCTGCACGTCGCGCACCATGA